In one Apteryx mantelli isolate bAptMan1 chromosome 9, bAptMan1.hap1, whole genome shotgun sequence genomic region, the following are encoded:
- the RAB6B gene encoding ras-related protein Rab-6B isoform X4, with amino-acid sequence MNQTFLAHFSGSFGKTSLITRFMYDSFDNTYQATIGIDFLSKTMYLEDRTVRLQLWDTAGQERFRSLIPSYIRDSTVAVVVYDITNLNSFQQTAKWIDDVRTERGSDVIIMLVGNKTDLADKRQITIEEGEQRAKELKVMFIETSAKTGYNVKQLFRRVASALPGMESSQEKGKEGTFVPSVVDIKLDKPQEAPASESGCSC; translated from the exons TTGGGAAGACATCACTGATCACGAGGTTCATGTATGACAGCTTCGACAACACGTATCAG GCTACAATTGGCATCGACTTCTTATCAAAAACCATGTACCTGGAGGACCGGACG GTCCGGTTGCAGCTCTGGGACACTGCGGGCCAGGAGCGCTTCCGGAGCCTCATCCCCAGCTACATCCGAGACTCCACTGTGGCCGTGGTCGTCTACGATATCACTA ATCTCAACTCCTTCCAGCAGACAGCCAAATGGATTGATGATGTCAGGACAGAAAGGGGAAGCGACGTCATCATCATGCTTGTCGGCAACAAGACGGACCTCGCGGACAAGAG GCAGATAACAATTGAAGAAGGGGAACAGCGAGCCAAAGAACTGAAGGTCATGTTCATTGAGACCAGTGCAAAAACAGGATACAACGTAAAACAG CTCTTCCGGCGTGTGGCCTCAGCTCTGCCAGGAATGGAGAGTTCCCAAGAGAAGGGCAAAGAAGGAA CCTTCGTCCCATCAGTGGTTGACATCAAATTGGACAAGCCCCAGGAGGCACCAGCCAGCGAAAGTGGGTGCTCATGCTAG